A region of Natribaculum luteum DNA encodes the following proteins:
- a CDS encoding DsbA family protein, with translation MPETEVYDAIGDDQLEEEMKQRFEEAKERGVTGIPTFAYDGHAARGAIPPHQFDRLVKGA, from the coding sequence GTGCCAGAAACCGAAGTGTACGATGCAATCGGCGACGACCAACTGGAGGAAGAGATGAAACAGCGCTTCGAAGAGGCCAAAGAACGGGGCGTCACGGGCATCCCGACGTTCGCCTACGACGGCCACGCCGCTCGTGGGGCCATCCCGCCCCATCAGTTTGACCGGTTGGTTAAGGGAGCATAG
- a CDS encoding tyrosine-type recombinase/integrase, with protein sequence MPPQQYRDIEDCRPGLRRYAKRLKSQTDDADDEKNSTSSLTSYLQDVRWFDHWLDDNEFDRPADVSPVDILDLIDDLDNQFNGTTPRYRYDRIHNLYEFLIRADLADENPLEKWRGDHGLSKTTEQSRHLDPGEKRAVTPEEVDLIERNVVRHAKRDRLIVRILWQTGMRRGELAELLLDDIDRSRREVRIRPEVAKNGKPRVVAYHPSLDGYLSRWIDGGDRDALNRNNRETLLVGERGGKVRGERINEIVRDAAIEAGINEVDYVDANGGERWKITAHSLRKGYGTYMANETDMGIWELSKQMGHSSVDITEKRYVDHDERAGVEQAHRFVPE encoded by the coding sequence ATGCCGCCACAGCAATACCGCGACATTGAGGACTGTCGACCGGGGCTACGTCGGTATGCGAAACGTTTGAAATCGCAAACGGACGATGCAGACGACGAGAAGAACAGCACATCGTCGCTGACATCGTATCTGCAAGACGTGCGCTGGTTCGATCATTGGTTGGACGACAACGAGTTTGATCGGCCTGCAGATGTGTCTCCGGTCGACATTTTGGACCTCATCGATGACCTTGATAATCAGTTCAACGGGACTACCCCGAGATACCGGTATGACCGCATCCATAACCTCTACGAGTTCTTGATTCGTGCAGATTTGGCGGATGAGAACCCGCTAGAGAAGTGGCGAGGGGACCATGGATTGTCCAAGACGACGGAGCAATCACGACATCTGGATCCGGGCGAGAAACGTGCTGTGACGCCAGAGGAAGTTGATTTGATTGAACGGAATGTGGTTCGTCATGCAAAGCGTGACCGTCTGATAGTCCGGATTCTGTGGCAGACGGGGATGCGTCGCGGGGAGTTGGCTGAGCTACTACTGGATGACATCGATCGTAGCCGCCGGGAAGTCCGTATTCGACCGGAGGTTGCGAAGAATGGGAAGCCTCGTGTTGTTGCGTACCACCCTAGCTTGGACGGGTATCTGTCACGCTGGATTGACGGCGGAGACCGTGACGCTCTCAATCGTAATAACAGGGAGACTCTATTGGTTGGGGAACGCGGCGGTAAGGTTCGGGGGGAGCGTATCAACGAGATCGTTCGTGATGCGGCGATTGAAGCCGGGATTAACGAGGTGGATTACGTTGATGCGAACGGTGGCGAGCGGTGGAAAATCACGGCTCACAGTCTTCGGAAGGGGTATGGAACCTATATGGCGAACGAGACGGATATGGGTATCTGGGAGTTGAGTAAACAGATGGGGCATTCATCGGTTGATATTACAGAGAAGCGGTATGTGGACCATGATGAACGGGCGGGGGTTGAACAAGCACACCGGTTTGTTCCAGAATAA